In Balearica regulorum gibbericeps isolate bBalReg1 chromosome 2, bBalReg1.pri, whole genome shotgun sequence, one DNA window encodes the following:
- the ASPH gene encoding aspartyl/asparaginyl beta-hydroxylase isoform X13, with the protein MADDTETKHGSKNGKKEGLSGSSFFTWFMVIALLGVWTSVAVVWFELVDYEEVLAKAKDFRYNLSEVLQGKLGIYDADGDGDFDVEDAKVLLGLTKDGSNENIDSLEEVLNILAEESSDWFYGFLSFLYDVLTPFEILEEEESEAADDVDGTSQNEGVQGKKTCVILDLQNQ; encoded by the exons ATGGCTGACGACACAG AGACTAAGCATGGAAGCAAGAACGGAAAGAAAGAAGGCCTCTCTGGAAGCTCATTTTTCACCTGGTTTATGGTAATAGCTTTGCTGGGAGTTTGGACATCAGTAGCAGTTGTCTGGTTTGAACTTGTAGATTATGAAGAAGTTCTAG CCAAAGCAAAGGATTTCCGTTATAACTTGTCAGAGGTTCTGCAAG GCAAGCTTGGGATATATGATGCTGATGGAGACGGAGATTTTGATGTGGAAGATGCTAAAGTATTGCTAG GCCTGACCAAAGATGgcagtaatgaaaatattgattcCCTTGAGGAAGTCCTTAATATTTTAGCAGAGGAAAGCTCTGATTGGTTTTATGgctttctctcatttctctATGATGTATTGACTCCTTTTGAAATACTAGAAGAAGAAGAGAGTGAAGCTGCAGATGATGTTGATGGTACGTCACAGAATGAAGGGGTTCAGGGAAAAAAGACTTGTGTTATTTTGGATTTGCAGAACCAGTGA